The genomic DNA GTAATCGATACACCGGGAATGAGGGAATTACAGCTTTATACAGGTGATATTTCAAAAACATTTGAAGATATAGAGGAACTTGCAGCACAATGTAAATATAAAAACTGTTCACATGTTTCAGAACCTGGCTGTATGGTCAGAAATGCAATTGAAAACGGGATTTTATCCGAAGAACGTTTTGGAAGTTATTTGAAATTGCAGCGTGAAATGGAGTACAGTAATCTAAACTCACGTCAGACCGAACAGGAAAAGATAAACAGAATGTTTGGCAGTAAGAAAGAAATGAAGAATGTAATGAAACATCTGAAAGGCCGAAAGAACAGATAAAATATCCGTCACAGGATATGTAAAAAAGTTCTTTTGTCAAGAGAAGCTTTTTTATGTCAAAACAAGCAGAAAACCAGAGACCAAATCTCTGGTTTTTAGTTTGATTAAATTTTGAAAATTACTGGACTTCTGATAAAGAAGCATCTCCAAAAGTTGATTTGTTTGTTTTTGTATAAACTGAAACAGTATTATAACCTTCATCTATTAATTTTTGCAGATTATTAACTTTTAGTGTGAGTGTTTCATTTACATATCCCTTTTTCAGCTCTTTAGATATGATCTTCATATCTTTGAAATCTCCGTCTTTTGTCAGAATAAGATAAACATTTTTCCCATTCCCGTCGTAAGTAAAATTTGATATTGTGATCTCTTTTCCAGTTGTTTCCAAAGATACCTCGCCGCTTATCTGATGTATTTTTGAAACAAAGCTTCCTGTAAGAATTTCAGAGAAGCTGACAACAGAAATCATTAAAATTCCCAGCAATAAAAACTTTTTCATTTTTCCTCCTTGTAATATTTATATTTAGCAATTAATAAATTGTAGTATATTTAATAAATAAAGTCAATGACTGTCCGCTGGGAGATTTCATATCATTTATCGAATCTTTTGAACAGAAGTGATGCATTATGCCCGCCAAAGCCGAATCCATTGGAAACAGCATATTCGATATCATGTTTGACAGCAGTATTCGGTGTATAATCGAGATCACATTTTTCATCGGGATTTTTCAGATTTATAGTAGGGGGCACAAGACCATTTTCTATTGCTTTCAGAGTTATTACAGCTTCTGCTCCGCCGGCAGCTCCGAATAAATGACCGGTTATTGATTTTGTGGCACTTATTTTTATATTTTTTGCATTTTCGCCAAAAACAGACTTAATAGCATTTGTTTCTGATATATCTCCTTCTTTAGTACTTGTGGCATGCGCATTGATGTAATTTACTCTTGAAGGCTGTATTTCCGCCATGGATAAAGCCAGACTCATTGCTCTTTCGGCACCGTGAAAATCAGGAGTCGTCATATGAAATGCATCTGATGTGGCACCATAGCCGACAACTTCCCCGAGTATTTCAGCACCGCGTTTTACGGCATGTTCATATTCTTCAAGAAGGAGTATACCGGCACCTTCTGCAATTACAAAGCCGTCGCGGTCTTTATCAAACGGTCTGCTGGATTCTAAAGGATGGTCATTGTTTCTTGACATTGCTTTCATATTTGAAAAGCCGGCAAAGGTCAGCGGATTTATCGGAGCTTCTGCACCTCCTGCAAGAACAGCATCTGTATAGCCGTGCTTTATGCTTAGAAAGGCCTCGCCTATAGCGTGATTTGACGTGGCACAGGCAGAAACAGGTGAGAAGCTCGGACCTTTGAATCCTGTATTTATAGATATGAAGCCGGCAGCCATATTGGTAATCATCATAGGAACCATAAACGGCGATACACGTCTGCTTCCTTTTTCCAAAAATATCCTGTGGTTTTTTAGGATGGTATCAAGTCCTCCTACACCGGAACCTATATAGATTCCAACCCTGTTTTTATCAAAGGTATTATCACTGACACCTCCTGATTCAAGGGCCTGAGCAGCTGCGGCATATGCATACTGAGTAAAAAGATCAGTTTTGTTGATATCTTTTTTATTCATATATTTTTCTGCATCAAAGCTTTCGATATAAGCCGCTATTCTTGTAGGGATATCAGAAAATTCAGGATCCTCTATCAGCTTTATTCCTGATTTTCCTTCGGCGATATTTTTCCAGAATATATCGACATTATTTCCCAGTGCGGATATAATTCCATATCCTGTGATAACTACTCTTTTCATTTAATTACTCTCCTTTTTGTCCAGAAAATCATAAAATTCTTTTTTTATGGACATAACAGATTCTTTGTAAAATTCTTCTCCCAGAATACGTCTGTATTGCAGTGCCCCTTTGAGGGCGAGGTAGGAATTCACTGCCTGTGAATAGTCGGTTAAGCCGGGGGCATACTTTTCAACCAGTTTTTTAAAATGCTCAATTTCCATTTCTGTGGTCTTTTTTAGTTCTTTCTTTAATTTAGGCGAAAATTGATCAAAGTCTGACTGTAAGCTGGATATAGGACATATTTCCCCGGATTTTATGGTGTTTATTCTTGTTTCTGCAAAAATCCACGGGTGTAATCCCTGTTTAAGAATTTTGCCGCTGCCGTCTTCAATTTTTGACTGAAGGTATTGACAGACAGCTATGCCGAGATCTTCTTTCTTTTCAAAATGATGATGTACTGCTGCTTTGCTTATTTTTAGTTTTTGTGCGATATCATCATAACTGAAAGAAGAATAGCCCTTTGTTTTTATTAATTTTATAGAATATTCAATAATTTTATCCTTTGTAGATATCAAAATATAAGACTTCCTTTCCATTTATACTTACTTACTGATAAGTATGTAAATGTTAGCATGTTTTGAAATTTTAGTCAAGTCAGTATATTTTGAGATAATAATCTGGGAAAATAACAGGGCAGTTTTTGTTGACTGTTTTATACAGTAATGTTATATTGATGATATTGCGGCGTTTAATATATGGAGGTAAAAAATGGAGATTCTTTTTTCTTTTTTATTATCATTTGTGTTTTCTGTAAACACGATGGTATCAAACAGTAATGTAAATTTACAGAAAATTTTTGATGAAAATAAAATTACAGGCAGTGTTACTATTTATGATTATAAAAATAAAATCTGGATTTACAGTAATGAAGAAGATTCCAAAATAAGAAGACTCCCGGCTTCTACTTTCAAAATACCGAATTCCCTTATTTTTCTTGAAGAAGAAGTGGTTAAGGATGAAAATGAAGCAATGGAATGGGACGGAATAAAGAGATATATTGAAAACTGGAATAAGGATTTGAATCTGAGGGAAGCCTATGAATATTCAGCTTTATGGTTTTATATGAAAGGTGCCGGAAAGATAAAGAGTGAAAAATATAAAGAATATCTGAAAGAATTTAATTATGGAAATCAGATTGTGTCAGAGAAAAAGAATTCATTCTGGATTGACCGGAGCCTGAAAATTTCTCCGGAAGAACAAATAGATTTTCTAATAAATCTCTATGAAGAAAAATTCATGCTTTCTGAAAAAACCTATAAAATTGTAAAAGACATTATGATAAATGAAAAAACTCCGGAGTATACGCTAAGGGGGAAAACCGGCTGGGGAAGAGAGGGTGCGGAAAATATCATATGGTATGTGGGGTATATCGAAGCAAAGGAAAATGTATATTTTTTTGCCGTAAGAATTATAAATGCTTCTGAGGAACGAAACAGCTATCTACTGGACTTTAGAAAACAATTAACTATGATGGCTTTCAGAGAGCTGGGAATAATTAATTAATCTGATATAGAGAAAATAAAAATAAGAAGATTTTTCACGAGACAAACCATATAAAAATTAGTGTTTGATATTTGAAACACTGTTTATATACGGATATAAAGCTTGAGCTCCTTATTTTTCAATGGTTTTAAAAGAAAAATAGAAAAAAGAAGAGTTTAAAAAGAGCTTGAAAAAAATTCATGAATGTGTTATTATATTTTGTATTGTAAAAAGGGCATTCCGCTTTTATAAACAGTTATAAAATGAATGTCACGTAAAGAAGGGAGGAAATTTCTTGAAAGAGAAATTAATCGAGCTTGTAGAAAAAGACCAGTTGAAAACAGACATACCGGAATTTAAGGCAGGAGATACTGTTGCAGTTCATTATAAGGTAAAAGAGGGAAATAAAGAGAGAATACAGGTCTTTGAAGGTGTAGTTATAAGAGTATCTGGTGGAGGTATTTCTAAGAATTTTACTGTAAGAAAAGTTTCATCAGGAGTGGGCGTAGAAAGAATTATGCCTATTAATTCTCCACTAATTGAAAAAATAGAAGTTAAGAGAATCGGTAAAGTAAGAAGATCTAGACTATATTATTTAAGAGAATTATCAGGAAAAGCTGCTAGAATTAAAGAAATTAGAAAGTAGCTTAAGGCTAGCAAGTTGGCTAGCTTTTTTTATATAAATCACATGAAGGCGGTCATATATGAATTTAGTATTATGGGGTGTGTTCTATGTCATTCTGACAGGGATATTACTTTACTTTTTTATAAAGGAAAAAGTTATAGTTGAGTGGTTAAAAGAAAAAGAAAAAAATATTGCGGACAGACTGGCATCAAAAGGTGATCTGGGCAAGATGAAAAAGACTGCCGATATAATAACAGTAGTACATATAATTATTCTGGCACTTTTATTCTGGAAAATAATGGATTCAGGTCAGGATCTGGATTTTTCATTTAAAAGAAATATAATCATGGTTGTTTTTGCACTGAATGCCGGCGTGCTGATTCTGAGAAAGAAGCAGGAATGGGCTTTTGTAGTAAATGCTCTTCTTCTTGTATTGGGAAGACTTATGATGGATATGCAGGGAATATATCTCTATTCATATCTGGCACTGGGGTGTGTATTATTTCTGGTGGAAATATACCTTTATCAAAGTCAGATATTTGAAGCGGTACACTTAATAGAGACTAGTATTACTGCCGTAGTTATCGTACTTCTTATACAGAACTTTTATCTGGGGAATTTTATGATTCCTACAGGCTCAATGAGACCGACAATAATCGAAAATGACAGATTTTTTGCCAATATGATATCATATAAATTTCAAGACCCTAAACGCGGGGATATTATCGCATTTAAAGAGCCTAAGGATAACAAGCTTCTTTATACCAAAAGACTTGTGGGACTTCCGGGCGAGACATTAAGTATAGATGATAACGGAGAGCTTGTCATTAATGATAATGTAATAGAAATGAAGGCTCACTTAATAGGACAGGGAAAGAAAGCTCTTACAGTAACTAATGAGGGGCTTGTAGTTATTCTCCAGAATGGTTACGATAATCGTACCGGGACAGTATACGACGAAGTAATAAACTTTAAGACAAATCTTGAGGGAAAAGAAGGTACGCCTATACAGGTAGACAAAAAGGGAATTCTTTTTTCCGACGGTGAGATGCTGGATACGAGAGTATTTTACAGAAAAGAAGGCTTTCTTGGTTTTGCAGGTAAAATATACATACCTAAAAAAGATGATGTAGTAAAACTGGGAAAAATATATAAAATGATAATAGAACAGGAAATATCTACGCAAAGCTATGTAATAAACTATGTGGAAGTACCTTTGGAAGAGATAATGGAACAAGTAAAAGCAGGTGAAAAATTTACAGATATATTCTATAATACCGATAATTTCAGAACAACCGGCGAGACATATATTTATACTCTTAATGTAAAGGGAAAAGATGATACGGTTATGAATATACTGGATTTTAAATATAATAAAGACACTATGAATTCACTCCTGGCAGGTCAGGAAATTACGCTTACGCATGATTACTACTTCGCAATGGGTGATAACAGCAGTGACAGTGATGACTCGAGATATTGGGGTTATGTACAGGACAGCAGAATAAAAGGGAAGCTTTTATTTAGATTCCTTCCTATAACTAAGTTTGGGATCGTAAAATAAATGGAGGTTTTAATTTCCGAAAAAATAAAAGATTATGATAATATAATAAAAATTCATAATCTTTATTTTGATAATAAATGGCAGCCAAATGATATTGAGAATATGAACAGAACAGAAAATTACGGTTTTATAGTTATTAAGAAAGATAATGAAATAGCGGCTTATTTAATTTCGTATGACACTTTGGACAGTATTGACCTGTTTGAGATAGCTGTAGACAGCAGTTATCATGGACAGGGAATGGGAACAATACTTCTGAAAACATTATCTGAAAAAAACCGTAACAGGGATATATTTCTGGAAGTAAGTGAAGATAATGAAAAAGCGCTTTTATTATACAAAAAAAATAATTTTAAGCAAATTTCTTTAAGAAAAAATTACTATAAAGACAATAAAAGTGCTATAATAATGGTGAGGAAATATGATAATTGAGTTTTTAGAAAGTAAAAGAATAATTAAAAGCAGGGAAATAGCGGGTTATCTTGAAAAAAACGAAGTATATCTGACACATTCCATGCTGAAAAAATTTACAGAATTAGCATATGAACTGGAAAACAGCACTGATGAAAATTTTTATGAGAAACTGTCGGAAATAAAGCTGGACATGAAAAAATCCAAAAAAGACAGGGGAACAGAGCTCATAGAAAAGATAGAAAGAATGAAAATGCCGGTATATTCTGATACTTTAAGAGAATTTGAAAAAAGAATACGGAAGATAAAAAACAGTCAAATAAGTGTCAAATATCCCAGAGAACTTGAAGGAGGAGAAATTCTGCTGGAAATAAAGCTAAAAGATCACAGGGATGTGAAAAAATCACTGGACAGCTTAGATAAAAACAGAGAGATTATTGAAGAAATGATGAGAATTTTTGAAAACGGTATTTGGGAGGAATAAGTATGAGAGGATATTTTAGTATGATTCTTCACGCTCATCTGCCTTATGTTAGGCATCCAGAATATGAAGAATTTTTAGAAGAAGACTGGCTTTATGAAGCAATAAGTGAAACTTATATTCCTTTATTAAATATGTTTGAAAACCTTACAAGGGATAAAATTCCCTGGAGTATTACAATGACTATGTCTGGTACTCTGGCAAACATGTTAAATGACGAACTCTTAAGATCAAGATATGAAGTAAGTCTTAATAAGTCGCTGGAATTATGCAGGCTTGAAGTGGAAAGGCTGAAAGATCAAGAGGAACTCCTGAATGTAGCTAAATTCAACTTAAGCTTTTTTAAAAGGGCAAAAGAAACATTTCTGAGATATAACGGGGATTTGATAAAAGCATTTAAAAAGTTTCAGGATAATGGAAATCTGGAGATTATACCCGTAGCTGCCACTCACGGCTTCCTTCCATTTATGAAAGACTTTCCCGAAGCAGTAAATGCACAGATATTAATGGCAAAAGAAGACTATAAAAATAATTACGGAAGAGATCCGAAAGGAATATGGCTTTCTGAGTGTGCTTATTATCCCGGACAGGATAAGTATCTTGAAAAAAATAATTTGAAATATTTTATAGTAGATGCTCATGGTATAATGTTCAGTTCTCCAAAGCCTTTGTACGGAGTATATGCTCCTGTTTATACGGCTAACGGTGTAGCTGCTTTTGCACGGGATCTGGAGTCTTCAGAACAGGTATGGAGTTCCGAAATAGGTTATCCAGGTGACGGAGCCTACAGAGAATTTCATAAGGATGCAGGATATGAGCTGGATTATGACTATGTAAAACCATTTCTGCACAGTGACGGGGTAAGAAGAAATATAGGCATAAAATATTATGCTATTACTGACAAGAACAGCGGGGAGAAAAGAGTGTATAATCCCGGCGCTGCACATGACAGAGCTAAAGAGCATGCACGTGACTTTGTAAACAACAGGTCAAAGCAGATTGGATATCTGAAATCCCTTATGAGAACGAGAGAACCTATAGTGGTATCGCCTTATGATGCAGAATTATACGGTCACTGGTGGTTTGAGGGACCTGTGTTTCTGGAATGGGTCTTTAGATATATGAAAGACTCAGATTTTAAGAGTATAACACCATCAAGATATTTAGATAAATATAAGGTTAACCAGATAGTTGATGTAAATCTTTCAAGCTGGGGTGCAAACGGATATTATGATGTATGGCTTGATGAAAGAAATGACTATGTATACAGACATCTCCACAAGGCAGCACAAAAAATGATAGAGCTGGCAAACGGACGTGATCCTGAAACTGAACTGGAAGAAAGAGCATTAAATCAGGCTGCACGCGAGCTTCTCATGGCTCAGACTTCGTGCTGGGAGTTTATTATGTATACTGAAACAATGGTAGGATATGCCAAAAAGAAAATAAGCGATCACATAAACAGATTATATAAGATTTATGAAGATTTTAAGGGAAAGACTCTCGAAGAAGAATGGCTTTGTGAAATAGAGAGCAGAGATAATATATTTCCTACAATGAATTATAGTATATATAAGAGTGAGAGACTGTAAATATCTGGATTAATTTAAAGAATTACAATTACATTATAAATAGAACCAAGGAGATATTGCAGAAAATCAGTGCAAAATTTCTTATGGTTCTTTTTTATATTATGACAAACAGTTGTCAGGTTTTGTGTAATAGACTAATAATAAATGAAAAGAGGTGTTTTTATGAAAAGTTACGATAATTTTTTTCTTCCGGCTGATGATATGGAAGTCGCAGAGGAATATTATTCAGAAATTTTGGGATTATCAATAAAGTTTAAATTTGAAAATATCGGAATGACAGCTTTTAATGTAGGAAAAGAAGAACCTGCAATAATCCTGAAAGACAGAAAAATATATGCTGATATGAAGCCTACAATCTGGTTTACCGTGGATAATGTCATGGAAGAATATGAAAAACTATTGAAAAAAGGAGTGGAATTTCTCTCGGAGCCTTTTAAAATAAAAACAGGAATGGCAGCAGAATTCTGTGATCCCTTTGGAAACAGACTGGGAATAACTGATTATTCAGGTGTTCAAAAGTAAATTTCGGCAGGTATCTGACTGACAAAAGAAGAAATCTAACAGCATTAATATTTTAAATGACAGAAATCTGAAAAATAAAAACAGGAAAATATGAATAGAAGCAGATTCATTTTCTGGAAAATATCATTTTACAAATCTGGTGTATAAAAAAATAACTATTATATCAGAAGCTTCAGGAAAATAATATCGAGCTTTCCTGTCTGCTTCTGATATTTTAGTTATAAAAAAAGGTTATTTAGATTTTGATATATTTACAGCCGGCTTAATATAAATATTTTCTTTAGATAAGTATCAGCTGTTTTGAATATAAGCAGGATAAAAATATTAATAACGTGTTCTTTTCAGCCAGTTTCTGAAATATTCCCTGAACAGTTCGGGCTGTTCTATCTGCAGGTTATGCCCTGCCCCGTCAAGTATGGAAAAACCAGCACGAGGAAAATTATCAAGCAGTTTAAACATATCTTTGTAACCGACACTGTCATCCTGTCTTCCAGTGATTATAGCAGAAGGTTTATTATATGTAAGACTTTCAAAGTCGTTTTCAAAAGAAAAGCCATATCCATTCTCCCTATAACGGGCAAGAAAATCCTGATCGGCGATTTTAATTGACGGAAGTATATTAGTCCTATAGTCTGCCCATGTTTCATCTGTACTTATAACAGCCATTTCGTTGAATTCCTTGATTTCATTCTCAAAATCTCCGGAATCAGTAATTTTTTCTGAAAAAACAACAGTAAAAGAGGGAAGATTTCTTTCATTATAATCTGAAATAATGCACGGACACAGAAAAAATACTCCATCTGTCTGATGCTGCAGCTTTTTCAGTATTCCCATAGAAAGATAACAGCCGTATGATTCGGCAGCAAGCAAAAAGCTTTCTCCGTCAGTGATATAGTTAATAAATTCCAGAAGAACTTCCAGCATTATGTCTGCATTTTTTATCCAAGGTACGGCTTTTGTCTGCCCCATTCCCGGTAGATCAATATAAATTCGTTTATATTGTATTTTCTCCTCTTGAAACACAGGTTCAAGACAGCTTTTCATAAGATGATGATCTACTGTATAACCGTGTATACAGATAACGGGTTTGCCTTCACCGCAGATCTCGTAATGAATATTCAGATCCTTTATTTTATATTCCATATTTCCTCCATATTAAAAAAAACTTTATTAATTATATATTATAGAGGAAAAAAGCCGTAAAATCAAATCTTACTGTTGTTTTTACCTAAAAATCAGAACTATATCAGTATATTTTTTGATATAATATTTAAATTTTAAATTAAAAGCTTTTATTGCTTTCTGAAAGCACTTTCCAGCTTATATCAGGATAAGTGTATCGTCTTCTTTTTTGAGTTTTATTTTTAAAATTAACAGCCTTTTTAGGACAATACTGTATACATGCAGTACATTGTTCGCAATGATGTAAAAACTCAGGCTTTTTACCTTCCAGTTTTATATTTTCCACCGGACAGACTTTTACACATATTCCGCAGGAAATACAGTCATCCGAGACATTGAAAAATTTATCCTTGGCAGGAACGGCCTTCATCTCTTTGTGATACCACCATTCTAACAGCGGATTTTTATTTCCGGTTTTGTTTTTATACTTATTTTTAATGTTTTCGATAATAGGAATAAGGTCTTTAGCAGATTTTTCAGTTATTTCCTTTACATTTTCTTTCATATTATACATAACTACATAGTTTGAGAACATTTTTAATTTTGCTGAATAGTCAAGGTGAACGCCTTTCTGCTCCAGAAGCTCCTTTAACTGTACGAATCCATTGCCTATAATGCTGCCGCATGTATTAACCGTATAATAATAGATGTCTTTATCTTCCGGCAGTATTAATTTTGAAATATAGTCAGCGACTTTGGCAGGAAGACCTGCAAAATATACAGGATATACAAAACCTATACTTTCATAGCTTCCTTCAAATTCATAAATGTGACTGCTCCCCATCGGAATGATTTCCGCGTTTGAAATATTTTCTGATATAGTTTTTGCTACTTTGAGATTATTTCCTGTGCCTGAAAAATAAAAAATTAGATTTTTTCCCATATTTTTCTCCTTATAAAATAAATTTTAACTGTATCAAATATTTATTCAATACAATAGTTAGTTCTGTGAATTAACTATTTTTATAAATTTTGAATAAAAAATTTTCATTTTTACTCAATAACCAGACATAATAAATGTACAAGCTGTTTGTATTCCTCTTCTGTGAGTTTTTCCGCAATATATTTTTCAAGATCATTATGTGCCAGACGACAGCTGTTAAAAATTTTCAGACCATTTTTGGTAAGCTTTATATAAAATGTACGCTTATCTGTCATGGACTGCTCTTTATAAACAAGATTCTGTTTTATTAATTTATTTACAATAGCAGTTATTGCAGGCTTGCTCAAATTTAATTTCTGGGCCAGCTCTCCGTAAGTAGGAGACTCCATATCGCCGATGACATCAATATACTGAAAGAAATTTACATTAATATTTTCTGCGTTATATTTTTCCAGCTCATGTATTTTATAGTTTAAAAATCTTTTGGAAAGAATTTCAATAATATCTGCAAGTTTCATAATTATTCACCTGTTTTTACAAAAATAGTTAATTCATTGAACTAATTATATTATAGATTTATGGTAATGTCAACAGAAAAATAGAAAATTATTTAGAGGATCGTATTGTTTATGACTGGATATAGCAATAATAACTATATATTTTAAAAAAAGTGAAAATAAAAAAATCCATATAAAAAGCAGGTTATAAAAGCTATATACATGGATTTTTTATTATGATTAGTTATCTATAAAAGAGGTATCTCCTACTTTTTCAAGGGAAAATTTTCCGTTTTCTATTTTTAGGATTGTGAGACTGCAGTTTGGAACAGTTTCTCCGTTATATTCATCCGGAATATACAAATGTAAAATAGTCGGTATTATGTTTCCATGTGAAACAACAAGAGCATTTCCTCCCCCTTTTTCAGCAGTATCCTTAATAAGGAAGTCAACGCCTTCTTTAGCACGTTTTAGGATATCATCATAATTTTCAGCTGTTTTTGCAGGATCATTTCGGGCAATTGAATCAGCAATTTCCCTGTCAGTGGTAAGAGCCGTGAATTCTTCCCAGTTTGAACGGTCAAGCCTGAATTCCATATTTTTTTCCTCAAATAAAGGAACCCACATATTTACTTCGTCAATTCCTTCATAGCCTCCGTAATTCCATTCTCTGAGACCGAATACTTCCTGCAGCACGGGTTTTTCATTTTTATTGGCACTAAGAATGAATCCGGCAGTATCGGCAGCCCTTTTGATATCACTGGAATAAGCGGTATTAAAAACAATGTCCTTTATACCTTCACCAACTTTTTTCGCCTGTGATATTCCGAGCTCGCTGAGAGGGCTGTCAGTCCAGCCGTGTACTTTAGCTTCCAGATTAGAGACAGTTTTTCCGTGCCTTACAATATAAAGAAATATTGGTTCGTTTTGACATTCTGATTTTTCCATATCTTCCTCCCTGTATTAGAAAAATTTATTTGGCAGACTGATGGAATATATTCCAGAAAAACAGTCCGGCAGTATATTTTCTTAATAATTTTTACCTCATTTTCCGTGAGATTGCAACAGGAAATTCTGAATGGGACAGGATTTAGTACTGTATATTATGGGGGAGGGATTTCCTTGATGTTATTGTTGTATGGTTTTACAGTTATTTAAAATTTTACTTGCAAAAATGATAAAACAGGGATGGGATCAGAATTATAAGGGTGAAAAGCACTTAAGCAGTATCTCGAAATGTAAGAAAAGCTAATGCTTTGAGGAATGAGTTTTCATTTTTTTACATAATATATATAAAATGTTATAATCAAGGAAAAATATTGGAGGGGAATATGTCAGGAGTAAAAGGAAAGAGTGGAAGAAAGCCGGGATTTAAAAATCCAAATGCCGGAAGACCGGAGAAATCAAAAGAAAATAAAAAAGTAACATTAAGTATCAGAATTAGTCCTGAAAATTTGAAATGGCTGAATGAGAATATAAAAAATAAATCAGAATACATAGATAATTTATTGATAAATGAAAGAAACAAAAAATAACTTAATTTTAATAAAAGTATTGCTTAAATTAAAATGTTGTGTTATATTATTGATATAAATAAATGGAGGGATATCAATGATATCAAAAGAAACAATATTTAACACATTATTTGAGGAAAATATGAGAGCAGATTAATATGTGAAGCACCAAAGAAAGCTGGATGTGTTATCTAGCTTTTTTATATATATTCTGCTAAAATATTTTTAGGAATTTATAAAAGCCTGAAATTGCATAATTGGAGGAATACAGATGTTTGAAAAAAAATTCAAAAAATACAAACAGACCTCGGATACTTTTCGAATAGGAATATTATTAAGTATGGCAGGGGGATTTACAGATGCCTATACTTT from Sebaldella termitidis ATCC 33386 includes the following:
- a CDS encoding TetR/AcrR family transcriptional regulator, whose amino-acid sequence is MISTKDKIIEYSIKLIKTKGYSSFSYDDIAQKLKISKAAVHHHFEKKEDLGIAVCQYLQSKIEDGSGKILKQGLHPWIFAETRINTIKSGEICPISSLQSDFDQFSPKLKKELKKTTEMEIEHFKKLVEKYAPGLTDYSQAVNSYLALKGALQYRRILGEEFYKESVMSIKKEFYDFLDKKESN
- the rplS gene encoding 50S ribosomal protein L19, coding for MKEKLIELVEKDQLKTDIPEFKAGDTVAVHYKVKEGNKERIQVFEGVVIRVSGGGISKNFTVRKVSSGVGVERIMPINSPLIEKIEVKRIGKVRRSRLYYLRELSGKAARIKEIRK
- the fabF gene encoding beta-ketoacyl-ACP synthase II, whose translation is MKRVVITGYGIISALGNNVDIFWKNIAEGKSGIKLIEDPEFSDIPTRIAAYIESFDAEKYMNKKDINKTDLFTQYAYAAAAQALESGGVSDNTFDKNRVGIYIGSGVGGLDTILKNHRIFLEKGSRRVSPFMVPMMITNMAAGFISINTGFKGPSFSPVSACATSNHAIGEAFLSIKHGYTDAVLAGGAEAPINPLTFAGFSNMKAMSRNNDHPLESSRPFDKDRDGFVIAEGAGILLLEEYEHAVKRGAEILGEVVGYGATSDAFHMTTPDFHGAERAMSLALSMAEIQPSRVNYINAHATSTKEGDISETNAIKSVFGENAKNIKISATKSITGHLFGAAGGAEAVITLKAIENGLVPPTINLKNPDEKCDLDYTPNTAVKHDIEYAVSNGFGFGGHNASLLFKRFDK
- the lepB gene encoding signal peptidase I — its product is MNLVLWGVFYVILTGILLYFFIKEKVIVEWLKEKEKNIADRLASKGDLGKMKKTADIITVVHIIILALLFWKIMDSGQDLDFSFKRNIIMVVFALNAGVLILRKKQEWAFVVNALLLVLGRLMMDMQGIYLYSYLALGCVLFLVEIYLYQSQIFEAVHLIETSITAVVIVLLIQNFYLGNFMIPTGSMRPTIIENDRFFANMISYKFQDPKRGDIIAFKEPKDNKLLYTKRLVGLPGETLSIDDNGELVINDNVIEMKAHLIGQGKKALTVTNEGLVVILQNGYDNRTGTVYDEVINFKTNLEGKEGTPIQVDKKGILFSDGEMLDTRVFYRKEGFLGFAGKIYIPKKDDVVKLGKIYKMIIEQEISTQSYVINYVEVPLEEIMEQVKAGEKFTDIFYNTDNFRTTGETYIYTLNVKGKDDTVMNILDFKYNKDTMNSLLAGQEITLTHDYYFAMGDNSSDSDDSRYWGYVQDSRIKGKLLFRFLPITKFGIVK
- the rimI gene encoding ribosomal protein S18-alanine N-acetyltransferase encodes the protein MEVLISEKIKDYDNIIKIHNLYFDNKWQPNDIENMNRTENYGFIVIKKDNEIAAYLISYDTLDSIDLFEIAVDSSYHGQGMGTILLKTLSEKNRNRDIFLEVSEDNEKALLLYKKNNFKQISLRKNYYKDNKSAIIMVRKYDN
- a CDS encoding DM13 domain-containing protein; this encodes MKKFLLLGILMISVVSFSEILTGSFVSKIHQISGEVSLETTGKEITISNFTYDGNGKNVYLILTKDGDFKDMKIISKELKKGYVNETLTLKVNNLQKLIDEGYNTVSVYTKTNKSTFGDASLSEVQ
- a CDS encoding penicillin-binding transpeptidase domain-containing protein → MEILFSFLLSFVFSVNTMVSNSNVNLQKIFDENKITGSVTIYDYKNKIWIYSNEEDSKIRRLPASTFKIPNSLIFLEEEVVKDENEAMEWDGIKRYIENWNKDLNLREAYEYSALWFYMKGAGKIKSEKYKEYLKEFNYGNQIVSEKKNSFWIDRSLKISPEEQIDFLINLYEEKFMLSEKTYKIVKDIMINEKTPEYTLRGKTGWGREGAENIIWYVGYIEAKENVYFFAVRIINASEERNSYLLDFRKQLTMMAFRELGIIN
- a CDS encoding glycoside hydrolase family 57 protein, whose product is MRGYFSMILHAHLPYVRHPEYEEFLEEDWLYEAISETYIPLLNMFENLTRDKIPWSITMTMSGTLANMLNDELLRSRYEVSLNKSLELCRLEVERLKDQEELLNVAKFNLSFFKRAKETFLRYNGDLIKAFKKFQDNGNLEIIPVAATHGFLPFMKDFPEAVNAQILMAKEDYKNNYGRDPKGIWLSECAYYPGQDKYLEKNNLKYFIVDAHGIMFSSPKPLYGVYAPVYTANGVAAFARDLESSEQVWSSEIGYPGDGAYREFHKDAGYELDYDYVKPFLHSDGVRRNIGIKYYAITDKNSGEKRVYNPGAAHDRAKEHARDFVNNRSKQIGYLKSLMRTREPIVVSPYDAELYGHWWFEGPVFLEWVFRYMKDSDFKSITPSRYLDKYKVNQIVDVNLSSWGANGYYDVWLDERNDYVYRHLHKAAQKMIELANGRDPETELEERALNQAARELLMAQTSCWEFIMYTETMVGYAKKKISDHINRLYKIYEDFKGKTLEEEWLCEIESRDNIFPTMNYSIYKSERL